The following proteins are co-located in the Robbsia betulipollinis genome:
- a CDS encoding flagella synthesis protein FlgN has protein sequence MTTSATISAPPPDFPALLTLLDDECGTLEAFVVALDEEQHTLSRSADVSALPAIVARKSELYGRLQTLGRARSAWLSGNRLADMADTVARSPEVGARWSNVVALAKTARRTNETNGRLVRTRMTYNKSALDAIRGAHGKAPAVYGADGRF, from the coding sequence ATGACGACTTCCGCAACGATTTCCGCGCCGCCGCCCGACTTTCCCGCGCTGCTCACCCTGCTCGACGACGAATGCGGCACGCTCGAAGCGTTCGTCGTCGCGCTCGACGAAGAGCAGCACACGCTGTCGCGCAGTGCCGACGTCAGCGCGTTGCCGGCGATCGTCGCGCGCAAGAGCGAACTGTACGGGCGACTGCAGACGCTGGGCAGGGCGCGCAGCGCCTGGCTGAGCGGCAACCGGCTGGCCGACATGGCGGACACGGTCGCCCGTTCTCCCGAGGTGGGCGCACGCTGGTCCAACGTCGTCGCACTTGCGAAGACGGCGCGGCGCACCAACGAAACCAATGGCCGGCTGGTGCGCACGCGCATGACCTATAACAAGAGCGCGCTCGACGCGATCCGCGGCGCACACGGCAAGGCGCCGGCGGTCTACGGCGCGGACGGGCGTTTCTGA
- a CDS encoding flagellar brake protein, producing MKVLSINPSAGSSLGGNNLEIVTVRPLREPVLLAKKPVRPRSFADCPELEGLERDESDESDDAQAPVDDTPEIVEQSGPLEPADVPVGRPLAWRIVHIDGSLLLDVGAVLPNAADRDFLFEKFEPQREVVTQGFAQVQERYEENAGAQDLTLTNMGLAIGSRLGVKSGIGSAMSPYASRVIGITPGELIFITVPASSAGRLALEPRDIVEVVAVSARAVYLFVCNVEAVCPSPTPYVILSKPRIIRRLRERRAERIKIRIPAIFSGAPRPDGPAASGLGLANDLSDLGMALATPTAIATLGDTISVRFYLDMHSSTICIEAASTVRNVKPLLDDNDKQTGYEYGLEFAQLPIESKLALRNFALSRRSMG from the coding sequence GTGAAGGTACTGTCCATCAATCCGTCCGCCGGGTCTTCCCTCGGCGGCAACAATCTCGAAATCGTCACGGTCCGCCCGCTCAGGGAACCCGTGCTCCTGGCGAAGAAACCGGTTCGACCCCGCTCTTTCGCCGATTGCCCCGAACTCGAGGGGCTGGAAAGAGACGAAAGCGACGAAAGCGACGACGCCCAGGCGCCCGTCGACGACACGCCGGAGATCGTCGAGCAGTCGGGACCTTTGGAACCTGCCGACGTACCGGTGGGTCGTCCGCTGGCGTGGCGAATAGTGCATATCGATGGAAGCCTGCTGCTGGACGTGGGCGCGGTCCTGCCGAATGCCGCCGATCGCGACTTCCTGTTCGAGAAATTCGAGCCGCAGCGCGAGGTGGTGACACAGGGCTTTGCGCAGGTCCAGGAAAGATACGAAGAAAATGCAGGCGCGCAGGACCTCACGCTGACCAATATGGGTTTGGCGATCGGCTCCCGGCTGGGCGTGAAAAGCGGCATCGGCAGTGCAATGTCGCCGTATGCCAGCCGGGTGATCGGCATCACGCCGGGCGAGTTGATCTTCATCACCGTGCCTGCGTCCAGCGCCGGCCGCCTCGCGCTGGAGCCCCGCGATATCGTCGAAGTGGTGGCCGTTTCGGCACGGGCCGTCTATCTGTTCGTGTGCAATGTCGAGGCCGTCTGCCCTTCGCCGACGCCCTATGTCATTTTGTCGAAGCCCCGCATCATCCGGCGTCTGCGCGAGCGCCGGGCCGAGCGCATCAAGATTCGCATTCCCGCGATTTTTTCAGGCGCGCCCCGCCCCGACGGACCCGCGGCAAGCGGACTCGGCCTCGCCAACGACCTCAGCGATCTGGGCATGGCCCTGGCCACCCCGACCGCGATCGCGACCCTGGGCGACACGATCTCGGTCAGGTTCTATCTCGACATGCATTCGTCCACGATCTGCATCGAGGCGGCCAGCACGGTTCGCAACGTGAAGCCGCTGCTGGACGACAACGACAAACAGACCGGCTACGAATACGGACTGGAATTCGCCCAGTTGCCGATCGAGTCGAAGCTCGCGCTGCGCAATTTCGCGTTGAGCCGCCGCAGCATGGGTTAG
- a CDS encoding aspartate aminotransferase family protein, which translates to MDNATMDLVEAKRQGNPGVTSPLMRTYAPLPVTFVRGEGARLWDAAGREYLDAVAGVGVNAVGHAHPRVIEAIREQAGLVLHTSNLYEQVWQQRLAERLTTLSGMRAAFFANSGAEANEAALKLARLHAARRGIAQPLVVVMENAFHGRTFATLSASDSPAVQAGFAPLVDGFLRVPFGDIDALRTRTATCADRVVAVLVEPVQGEGGVQIPPDGYLRALRAVCDRHDWLLMLDEVQTGLGRTGKWFAFQHEGIVPDVLTLAKALGGGMPIGACLAAGAAAELFAPGSHGSTFGGNPLACRVACTVLDIIEDAALVDNAARQGAALLAGLRAALADVDGVEDIRGKGLMIGIDMTAPCAYLPVAALRTQGLLINVTRARTVRLLPPLLLDNGQTRRVVRALRSMLVDTR; encoded by the coding sequence ATGGATAACGCGACAATGGATCTGGTGGAAGCGAAACGGCAGGGGAACCCCGGGGTGACGTCACCCCTGATGCGCACCTACGCGCCGCTGCCGGTGACGTTCGTCCGGGGCGAAGGCGCGCGGCTGTGGGACGCCGCCGGGCGTGAGTATCTGGACGCGGTCGCGGGCGTCGGCGTCAACGCGGTCGGCCATGCCCACCCCCGCGTCATCGAAGCGATTCGCGAACAGGCGGGTCTCGTGCTGCATACGTCGAATCTCTACGAGCAGGTCTGGCAGCAGCGTCTCGCCGAACGCCTGACCACGTTGTCCGGCATGCGGGCGGCCTTTTTCGCGAACTCCGGCGCCGAGGCGAACGAGGCCGCGCTCAAGCTCGCGCGTCTGCACGCGGCCCGGCGCGGGATCGCCCAGCCGCTCGTCGTGGTCATGGAAAACGCCTTTCACGGACGCACGTTCGCGACTCTGTCGGCCAGCGACAGCCCCGCCGTGCAGGCCGGTTTCGCGCCGCTGGTCGACGGCTTCCTGCGCGTGCCGTTCGGCGACATCGACGCGTTGCGCACGCGCACCGCAACGTGTGCGGACCGGGTCGTCGCGGTTCTGGTCGAACCGGTACAGGGCGAAGGCGGGGTGCAGATTCCGCCCGACGGTTATCTCCGGGCGCTGCGCGCGGTATGCGACCGGCACGACTGGCTGTTGATGCTCGACGAGGTGCAGACCGGCCTCGGGCGCACCGGCAAGTGGTTCGCGTTTCAGCATGAGGGGATCGTTCCGGACGTGCTGACCCTGGCGAAGGCGCTGGGCGGCGGCATGCCGATCGGCGCCTGTCTTGCCGCCGGGGCGGCGGCGGAGTTGTTTGCGCCAGGCAGCCACGGCTCGACGTTCGGCGGCAATCCGCTCGCGTGCCGGGTGGCCTGCACGGTGCTCGACATCATCGAGGACGCGGCGCTGGTGGACAACGCGGCGCGGCAGGGGGCGGCGCTGCTCGCGGGTCTGCGTGCGGCGTTGGCCGATGTCGACGGCGTGGAGGACATCCGCGGCAAAGGCCTGATGATCGGCATCGACATGACGGCACCGTGCGCGTATCTGCCGGTCGCCGCCTTGCGGACGCAGGGCCTGCTGATCAACGTGACGCGTGCCCGCACGGTCCGGCTGCTGCCGCCGCTCCTTCTCGACAATGGACAAACCCGGCGCGTCGTGCGGGCGCTTCGTTCGATGCTGGTCGACACGCGCTAG
- a CDS encoding LysR family transcriptional regulator: protein MDLYEAMTVFVRVVDSGSMTAAAERSDISTTMVGNHLRWLEKRLGVSLLRRTTRRQGLTEFGAAYYQRCVEILGLVNDAERMAETTHATPQGTLRITAPPAFGAEYLMSRLDDYLSRHPAIRLDVVLTDRIVDLVEEGFDAAIRLGTLATSSLVARPLMDYGLTICAAPAYLTRRGAPAGPLDLATHDCLAFTYPAGTEWRWTERQWRMQGPAGEERCVDVSGRVSVNNAQALRRAALSGLGVAMLPNALVAEDLAHGRLVALMDAYRLPTRPMHLVYPADRFKGPKLRSFVDFCLETFGRAT, encoded by the coding sequence ATGGATCTATACGAGGCGATGACCGTGTTCGTGCGCGTGGTCGACAGCGGCAGCATGACCGCGGCCGCGGAGCGGAGCGACATCTCGACCACGATGGTCGGCAATCACCTGCGCTGGCTCGAAAAACGTCTCGGTGTCAGCCTGTTGCGTCGCACCACGCGACGTCAGGGGCTCACGGAATTCGGCGCCGCCTACTACCAGCGCTGCGTGGAGATTCTGGGACTCGTGAACGACGCCGAGCGCATGGCGGAGACGACGCACGCCACGCCGCAGGGCACGCTGCGTATCACCGCACCGCCCGCCTTCGGCGCCGAATACCTGATGTCGCGCCTCGACGACTACCTGTCGCGCCACCCTGCGATCCGGCTGGACGTCGTGCTGACGGACCGGATCGTCGACCTGGTGGAGGAAGGCTTCGATGCCGCGATCCGTCTGGGAACGCTGGCGACATCCAGCCTGGTGGCGCGTCCGCTGATGGACTACGGGCTGACCATATGCGCGGCCCCGGCCTATCTGACGCGACGCGGCGCGCCGGCCGGTCCGCTCGATCTCGCCACGCACGATTGTCTTGCGTTTACCTATCCGGCCGGGACCGAATGGCGCTGGACCGAGCGGCAATGGCGGATGCAGGGTCCGGCAGGCGAAGAACGGTGCGTGGACGTAAGCGGTCGCGTGAGCGTCAACAACGCGCAGGCATTACGGCGCGCGGCATTGAGCGGGCTGGGCGTGGCCATGCTGCCCAACGCGCTGGTCGCGGAGGACCTGGCGCACGGCCGGCTCGTGGCGCTGATGGACGCCTATCGCCTGCCCACGCGGCCGATGCACCTGGTATACCCGGCGGACCGTTTCAAGGGGCCCAAACTGCGCAGCTTCGTCGATTTCTGTCTCGAAACGTTCGGCCGCGCCACATGA
- a CDS encoding RNA polymerase sigma factor FliA — protein MYTADGKMTQKDLATRYAPLVRRIALHIVAKLPSSVELDDLIQAGMIGLLDAANRYKGELGAQFETYASQRIRGAILDQLRDNDWLPRSLRRSSRQVERAVHEVEQRVGRSPSESEIAAHLELPLGEYQDMLQELHGSQLFYYEDFEREGGDESFLDRHCVDRSDPLASLMEGAFREALIGAIDRLPEREKLLLSLYYEQGLNLREIGAVMDVSESRVCQLHSQAVTRLRAKLREFVPTPA, from the coding sequence ATGTACACAGCAGACGGAAAGATGACGCAAAAAGACCTGGCCACCCGTTACGCGCCGCTGGTGCGCCGCATCGCCCTGCATATCGTGGCGAAGCTGCCGTCGAGCGTCGAGCTCGACGACCTGATCCAGGCGGGAATGATCGGCCTGCTCGACGCGGCCAACCGCTACAAGGGCGAGTTGGGCGCGCAGTTCGAGACCTATGCGAGCCAGCGGATTCGCGGCGCGATCCTCGACCAGTTGCGCGACAACGACTGGCTGCCGCGCAGTCTGCGGCGCTCGTCGCGCCAGGTGGAGCGGGCGGTGCATGAAGTCGAGCAGCGCGTCGGGCGCTCGCCGAGCGAATCGGAGATCGCCGCGCACCTCGAATTGCCGCTGGGCGAATACCAGGACATGCTGCAGGAACTGCATGGCAGCCAGTTGTTCTACTACGAGGACTTCGAACGCGAAGGCGGCGACGAGTCCTTCCTGGACCGCCATTGCGTCGATCGCTCGGACCCGCTGGCGTCGTTGATGGAAGGCGCTTTTCGGGAGGCCTTGATCGGCGCGATCGACCGCCTGCCGGAACGCGAGAAGCTGCTGCTGAGCCTGTATTACGAACAGGGCCTGAACCTGCGCGAAATCGGTGCGGTGATGGACGTCAGCGAATCGCGGGTCTGCCAGCTGCACAGTCAGGCCGTGACGCGTCTGCGCGCGAAGCTGCGCGAGTTCGTCCCCACGCCGGCGTGA
- a CDS encoding MinD/ParA family ATP-binding protein — MTDQAEGLRRLLARRPLRVVAMLGAKQGAGATTAVINLAAALCHHGKRALVIDEHAVPAAGQSTLADVVAGRVSLESAFSSLDESHGAAVLAAPRGSLARVPGEEQLAALDGGADLVLIDARVDEDGAFSPLAALAHDLVVVMDADAASLTSAYALIKRLHLSHANKQFRLLFNRVAQPSDAQNVYQNLSGVATRYLGVSLTPAGVISRDRERIARAASLGVSVVSAFPAAPAAIDYRRIAADMLHWPWRPIAARAAAAESVTDRLGLRPSAMTDADPRMAGNRNRELSRELLHEAGDEMERQKSKGTVFPLYEKALSRQGYPAHAV, encoded by the coding sequence GTGACCGACCAGGCGGAAGGACTGCGCCGTTTGCTGGCCCGGCGGCCGTTGCGGGTCGTGGCGATGCTGGGCGCGAAGCAGGGCGCGGGCGCCACCACCGCGGTGATCAATCTCGCGGCGGCACTCTGCCACCATGGCAAGCGCGCGCTGGTGATCGACGAGCACGCGGTGCCCGCCGCGGGCCAGTCGACCCTGGCCGATGTCGTCGCCGGCCGGGTATCGCTCGAAAGCGCCTTCTCTTCGCTCGACGAAAGCCATGGCGCGGCGGTGCTGGCGGCCCCGCGCGGATCGCTCGCACGCGTTCCGGGCGAGGAACAACTGGCCGCGCTCGACGGCGGGGCGGATCTGGTGCTGATCGACGCACGCGTCGACGAGGACGGCGCCTTCTCGCCACTGGCCGCGCTGGCGCACGATCTGGTCGTCGTGATGGATGCGGATGCGGCATCGTTGACCAGCGCGTACGCATTGATCAAACGGTTGCACCTGTCGCATGCGAACAAGCAGTTCCGCCTGCTGTTCAACCGTGTCGCGCAGCCGAGCGATGCGCAGAACGTCTATCAGAATCTTTCCGGTGTGGCGACGCGCTACCTGGGCGTATCGCTGACGCCCGCCGGTGTGATCTCGCGCGATCGGGAGCGTATCGCCCGCGCGGCGTCGCTGGGCGTGAGCGTGGTGTCGGCCTTTCCGGCGGCGCCGGCGGCGATCGACTACCGGCGCATCGCTGCGGACATGCTGCACTGGCCCTGGCGGCCGATCGCCGCGCGCGCCGCGGCCGCGGAATCGGTCACCGACCGGCTGGGCCTGCGCCCGTCCGCGATGACGGATGCCGACCCCCGGATGGCGGGCAACCGGAATCGTGAATTGAGCCGTGAACTGCTTCATGAAGCGGGTGATGAGATGGAACGTCAAAAGAGCAAGGGCACCGTGTTCCCTTTATATGAAAAAGCCTTGTCGCGACAAGGCTATCCCGCGCACGCCGTCTGA